The window ATACTTGAGGAACAGTAGTTTTAGGAAAATAAGCATGAGGCATTAAGACAATTCAGCTTCGTCCATAAAAAGGTTGCGTATAAAATTGTCTCGATCAAAGCTTAACGAATAGACAATAGCGAACAAAATCAAAAACTTTGAACTGCCTTAGTATTCTTCATCTAATAATGCAGAAGTAGAGTTTCAACTATTGCAATTTAAGGGCATACAACTATACGGGCATGATTTAAGCTTTCACCAATCAAAATGAAAAATGGCTATCATGCATCCCGAGACAGATAGCTCTCCCCATAAAGAAGCATCTACAAGCAAAAAAAAGTTCTAAACAGTGAAACAAGTGAATTCACAGGTATATATACAACCTTCTACACCTATAAAAACATTACCGCTACCCCATGTTTTTATGGAAACTGGTTGATACTCTGGTAACTATTAACATATGGTGTGCAGCATGCCAAATGAAATACTTTAATTAACTGGCAAAAATGCAATCGATATAATTACATAATAGAAGATTACCCGTAGCGCCATCTTCTTGAGCTTGTTCATAGCAGAGAACTGCTTAAGACGTGATAGCACGGCAGAGTCCAATGGTCTATCAGGTGCAACTTTGTCATCAACGATCCACGGGTGACCTTGAAGAAGAAACACCATACCAATAGAGAAACTAAAGACATTCCTGAAAGTGTAcccatagaaaaaaaaaaaaaaacaggattGAAGTACTAACAAAGAACTTGATGTGCTGTAAATCTCTTCCTTGGGTCTCTATTAAGCATATTTCTTATTAGATCCTTTGCACTATCAGAAATACCCGGCCACGGTTGAGATTCAAAATCCAAATGACCTTGTAATATTTGTCTGAAAATCCCTGCTTCGGTTTCTGAGAGCGAcaagaaatgcaaataaaacaaTTTATTATTGACAATAAGAGAAGTAGATTTTTGGAAATTAGCTTGATAGAACCAACAAATCAGCATCAGTAACTACACACCAGCCCAGAAAGGTGGCACCCCGCTCAACAAAATGTACAAGATGACACCTGCACTCCACACATCTGATTCTGGTCCGTAAAGCTTCCTCAATACCTCAGGTGCAACATAATATGGGCTTCCAACAACATCAGAGAAGGTATCACCTGCAGAGTTCCAGAACAATCAGCTAATGAAAAACATTGTATTCAAGAGGCCAAATTTGATAATACAAAAATTTATGATTATAATAGCTATGGACTTTATGGTCTAATAAACCATCTTCAAGTTTAGCAGAGTACTAATTAAATATAAGCTGAATTCCCTTGCTTTGTCTAGCTACCAATTAATCCTTTGTGCTTTCTCTATTTATCATTAAATGGCAGTTGTCGTATGCCAGCAGTGTTCATAAAATCTGCAGTTTGGCTAACCAGTCTAGATTCTACTTCAGATTTTAACTAGTTTGGTCCAAAACAGGCGAACGGTTCAATAAACATACATCATAAAGAAGACAGAAAGGAAAAAGACAGTTGGAGAGAGATatgaaaaggaaaagaagaagaaaaatgaaagtgaaaagtAGAGGATAGGAAGAGAGAAAGTAATGGTAAAGGACAAAGCAAGAGATGATCACGCCACCACATATTTTGCATTAACTGCTTTTATGTGACTGTGACTTCAATCTCCACCTCCTCAGCTGCTGTCTCTGCACTTCAGCTTCTTCAGTTATCAATCTCAATGTCCCTTCCTCCTGTTGGTTCCTATGAGAACCAGCCCCTACCATGTGTCACTCTGGGTACGATAGTGGTAATCGATTTGAACGATTGCCATCCAATACGTGTACTAAACCAGCAATTCAGATAACAGTGTCAGTAAACCAGCAATTCAGATAACAGTGTCAGTATGCACCAATATGTATGTTTAATCATTGAAATTTAATATCAATGACTTCTACCTAATCACCTAAGCTGCATTTTAATTTATGAGAAAGAATAATAAGATCTTACTTGTTATCTGAAAGTAGACTTGTTCTATGATTTGCCTAGTTTTGTCTCTCCATAAAAGAACTATAGAAATTTTGACAAGAGAAATGCAAAGTTTCTTGCTAATGAAAAATTTCCATATCGCTCCATTTGGTTTTTACATGTCAATCAGACAGTATTCTGAGTTATATCAAACCATACCAAAAGGAGATTTGACAAGTATCATAAAAGAGAGTTCCCTAAGACATACTACAGGAATTAAGACATCCTAAGAAGTCTGCCGGACACATTAATCTAAAGCAAGCAAACTAATTATGTTAGTCTGTGCAATGAAGCAAAGCATATGATATTTCATGCTTCTGTATTTAATAAAAACACACTAAGAACTGTTTTGTCTATAGGAAATTAGCAATTCAAATTGATAAATTTGCCAAAGTGTTGCTATTAAGAAACAAATTTTCTTAGTGGTATTTTAATATAATGGAACACGGAGTGTTTTCTAATGAAATTTTATTTAGAAGTTATTTTCAATTAACAAATCTTCGTCATAGATATGAAAATAGTTCTGGTTAAAATCAGCCAACAATCAATTGTTCACTCTGCACGTGTATAATATGTACATGTGAAAAGAAAACTAGCAAGAAAGTGGATGATTAACCtgtattaaaattttgaattacgaTGTCACATGTCAGTTTTACCTAATAAACTTCAGTCCAAAAGGAAATTCAATCTCCACACATATACTTTCTAAGTTCAAAGTTGGTACTATTTCAATGCAGGAAGTAATGTGTAAGTAACCAATCCCACGTAATTCATTCTTCTTTTTGGGGTTCCATGATTTCGTATGCTTGACATGAAGCAAGTTCCTAAAACTAAATTTTCAATGCTAGTCCAAGATATTCACTATTTGTCAGTACACTTCACTACTATATAAAACCATCTCAACGAGATATTCCTGCTTTATCATATTTTTGTTTTGTAACTTGCAActtattaaaaaaacataaaatccaAAATCTCACATATCTAGCTAGAATTtttgctcttcttctttttttcccaTACATGGATGTATTAGAGCATTGATGCAGTAAATGCTGTGTAATTGTGCTATTTCTTCGATTTTAATCTTGGTATCCTAGCTTATGTGGAAAAAAGACGTTCCAACTGTAATGAGTGATGCAGGAAGATGTGGATAATAAGAATCTTATGGCGTCCCCTTTGATTGTACAAAGGAAGAAAATATTCATCTGTGAGACTTATGAAGGATAATTCCAGATCTATTGTAGCAAACGATCATCACCAATACGGCAAAAAGAGCAACCAAATGACCATGGATGGTAATAGTTCAATGCCACATAACTACATAAGAACAACCATTGGAAATCCACATATAATATCTTACGAGAGTAATAGCAAGCTTCTTCAAAAACTTAAACAAGTGCAAATTTCTCATGTTCcagagaaaaatgaaaaagaaagaaaaaggtaggCACAGGGTTGGTTGAACAACATGAAACGATAGTTGTGTGCTAGAAAGATGCAATAAAATGCACAGCAAACCATTAACAAGAGTAAGGAGCCAAAGAAAGAGAAGTACTATCTCGAAGAAGAACAGACCTGGCTTATAGAACACGGATAGGCCAAAATCCGTCGCTTTAAGTGCCGCATCCTCATCGGTGCTGGCAAACAGGAAGTTCTCCGGCTTGAGATCGCGATGCATCACCCCGAGCGAGTGGCATGCCTCGACGACTCCTACGATGGTCTTCATCAGCAGCGCTGCTTTCCTCTCgctgtaatgccctttttggatGATCCTGTCGAAGAGCTCCCCGCCCGCGCACAGCTCCATCACCAGGTGCACGAAGAGCGCGTCCTCGTAGGTACCCTTGATCCTGACCACATTGGCGTGCTCCGAGAGATGGTGCATGATCTGGATCTCGCGCCACACGTCCTCGTAGTCCTCGCGGCAGAGAAGCTTGCGCTTGGGGATGGACTTGCACGCGTACTCCTTGCCATCATTCTTGTCGACGCACAGGTACGTGGTGCCGAACTGCCCCTGCCCTAGCTTCTTGCCGATGCGGTAATGGTCCCGCAGATTGGCGGTCTTGTACGGGAGGACGGAGGCGGGCTTGGAGGAGCGATGGGGAGGAGGATTGACCGAAGGCTGGCTCATCGGTGATGGTACCGGTTGCAAAGTCCAAATCTTGGGGCCTGAAGGATGATTCCTACACAGAAAGATTCGATTTTTACAGGGTTTGCATCAGCAAAATTCCATCTTTGTTAATTTTCCCCGGGAGTCCAGGCGATTGTGAGCTATTCCTAGGAGATTTTAAACCGTCCTCAGATAAATCAAAGAGAAACAGAAGAGACTAAGATGACCAGGAGAGAGCCAGGAAGGATGGGGGGAGGAAGGGACTAGGGAAGGGCATAGTTGAAGGAGACTGGAGCGACGGAGTCAAAGAAAGAACAGAGAGAAAGGGGCAGCCTCGCCGCTCCAATTGGCGGCGACAAGAACATGGAAAATTTCCATTTATTACTTTTAAATGGTTTTTCTTTTTCtgctttccttcttccttcaaaaCCATAGACTGGAATGGATCAgcaaaaactcttttttaaatgaACTAGAAAATAGGCAGAAAAATCTATAATCATATTTTGCCTATCTGGTTGTGTTCCATATCACGTGATTCCTGTCTCTTTATGTTTTTTTGAGTTTATGATGTCTGACAGCTGACCATGatccaaaaaggaaaaaaaaattacataccTTTGCTGATTCCAATTTCCATTTCCTCTGGGCTCAGGATGGGAAGAGGGAGTGATATTGGAAAGAGAAGTGCTttttaagtatttaatttttatttcactttGACGCCAATGGTTTTTTATTATATTCTTAATTGGGATTACTTTTCTTCATCGTAAATTTGGAAGGAATTAAATATCTAATCTTTATCCGAATATACGTGGgtaaaaatttaaaagtcaattctttattattatttttcatcaaaaagtattttttaaaaaaatatatataatgaggtgcattatatttttttatccaaACTTATAACAAAataatctttattaatttaatcaaaagtatttaaaataatcaaaaataactTTAATAATATTGTAAGCCATAATTGTAATATTAGTGTTAAgcctattttaattaaatttaaataaaaaaatgtttaatatataataattttttagtgtgattttaatatttttaaaaatagaatatcaTTTCAataagattaattttttttatttatgcccCCCTCTCCAAAGACCACCCTCTGGACCACAAAATATAATTCAGAGAATGAATTCATTTACTTATAGGTAAAATTTCATGGACCCTATCAGTTATATAGGTGGAATCCATAGAATTCTATCTATGAATAATCCCTGATCCAAGAATCAACCAGGAGTCATGATCCAAAGGATAccagctttaaaaaaaaaaaaactttgtaggTTAAACTCTTAGTTTTTTTATGAGAAAcacattaattaatattttaaattggaaagaattttaaaaatttaatgatTGACAAGTTGATTTATTTGCAAGGttaaaatcttaaatttatgCAAATTAAAACGCGAGAAACTTCTAATGGTAAATGATAAATCCACTAGAATCAACTAACCAAATAAACATTTAAAGCTTCTTGTTGAAGAAGAGTGACTGAAGGTTTCAAATTGTGGTTAGTCATTGGAATCAGACGCGATCAATCGATCCGAATGTCGCAGTGAGCAACCGCACTGTCACCTGCCTcctctttcttctcctctccttcctcACCACCATCCCAATCTCGGCTACTTCCTCAACTCCACCTTAGCCTTAGCAAGGCCTCACCGCCATCTTCACTCTTATAGCATAAGATGATTACTAGACGTCCTCCTCCCACCTCCTTACCTCACCGCCATACATTGCTATTCTTATTTCAAGTGCGCAATCATCACTAGTCAGAGATTCACATCGCtataacattttaaaaaatatttctaaatgaaAGAATAACGTAGTCAAATAACGCTATAATGCTCGAGCTTTCACTGATTCTACAAGCAAAATAAAGAAGTTGAATCAAAATTAAAGTTGGGCCATGTTAAACACATCCTCATGGCATTCTGCAATGTACATGATCTGGCTGCTCATTCCTATCGAGCCTTTGCCCATGTTTACAAAACAAAGTATGGATCGAACTTCAGCCAGCTTCTATTCCAACTAGAATTCAATCTTCAGTAGCAATTATAAATCCAAGAACCATTGCTGAAACATCCCAATGATCAAAACCGCTATAAACATTGAAAAAAGAATCCATACTGTAAGAGATGCCATTTGTCCGCAAACAAAAAGTAATCGAATTTAGCAGCagttataataattaaataatgtaataaaaaattaagaattttgttttttttggtGGATTTTGTGCTGAACATAAGCGGCTTATAATGACAATATGAGATGCCTTAGACAGTAAAAAGAATCCATACTGTAAGAGATGCTATTGTGTTTCCATTTGCCCCCAAATTAAAAGTAATCAAATTCATCAGCAGTAATAATGATTAAATAATGTAGAAATAACCCAAATAAGAACTCCATTTTTTAGGTAGATCTTGTATTGAAACATAAGTGGCACACAATGACAATATGAGATGCCTTAGGCAGCTTGTATGTGATGATGTACTTAAAATTTTTGCCTAGTTGGCTGCACCAAGTTTATAGCATCAGCATGTGGTTTGCCACCGTGAGGATTACTAACACTCCAGCATGATGGATTACTCTTATTATAAGAGTTGTCATAGATAGCCATGATTGAAAATATAATTGTCTTTGTATAAATGATGACAGCATACCCATTTATGCTCAAAATGTCACTTATGAAGGGTACCAGTGGTAGATTATTAAGTGCAGGAGAAAGTAAATGATCTTGTTCTATCTCTTCTTCTATGATTCCCTCTTTTTCATCTCATTCTTTTCCTTTAGCTTCTCGGGGTTCATTAGAACCACTTATTCACAAACCTAATCCAACTTACCTCCTCTATGCTAATCTAATTTCTCATGCAGTATATTATCTTTCAACCAACATCTCTTCCTATTTCACCATCTGCTATCCTTTTCATGCTCCTTAAAATACAACATCTTCTCTAATCTACAATATAAAATTTACAAATACAGTTCTTtcagcaaggtttaaaatttcgacccgtgccgaggtttcggtcctcGACcgaaacgatacggtttcggtaccgTATCGTGCCATGTCGATatagtttcgatattttttaaatataaaatatattaattaaaaattaaaatatttaacataaatatttaaaaaataaacaagataaaaataatcttttaaaaaaggaaaagatatgaaaatagataaataaataaataaaaattttattataatttttaaattaaaataaatgaaatataaaattaattagataattttattaggatttaataaagtctctttagattatctctatcatagctaggagttgattaaaataattaacctaagtttaattaaaaaaatactgaaATCCGACACCACTCGCTAGCCCGCACGACTTCGGCATTGTCGCGGGATTGCGCAACAAGTCATGGCCGCGGGGATTGCGTGACTCCTTCGGCGCGGCCACGTTGGTCGTGCGACCCCTCTGCAGTGATCGCAGGGTCGCACGATGCCTCCGCGGCGGCAACGGAAGGGTTATGCGACCCCTCCACTACTGTTGCAGGGTCGAGCGATCCCTCCGCTGTGACCACGGGGTCACGCAATACGTCGCACCTGTCGTGGGTCTGGTGCCGGGGTAGTGCCGGTGTCGGTCGCTGAGCAGAACGAGACATTTCGCCCGTTTCGATCGTTTCGGCACGGCACTTTAAACCATGCTTTCAAGTGCTATTTGTCTTCAACATAAAAAGTAACCGCATAGCAAAACATTCTTAAAATGCTATCAATGATGTTCAACCTCAGTTGTTAGTATCAGCTTtacatgaatataattaggatAAGATCCATGTCATGACCTAAGTAGCCATCATCATTGAACAAACTACGTCATACAAGGTGTGCGTATTCAACCCAACTATTTCGAGTTAGCCACGTTGATGTTATCTAGCATTGAGCTCTATGTATTTGAAAAATACATAAAATATGGGACCACAGTCAACAATTTGTAAGGCCTATAGAATTAGGCACACACTTTCTTGAAACAACTACACATTTTTGGTTGATTGCACCACCATCTTTCTAGATAGAAGTAATAGCACAAGAGTACCATCTAATTTCTgagattacaaaaaaaaaaaagcttatcCTACACCAGGAAGAGCATGATTTTGGGTAATC is drawn from Zingiber officinale cultivar Zhangliang chromosome 1B, Zo_v1.1, whole genome shotgun sequence and contains these coding sequences:
- the LOC122049446 gene encoding calcium-dependent protein kinase 28-like yields the protein MSQPSVNPPPHRSSKPASVLPYKTANLRDHYRIGKKLGQGQFGTTYLCVDKNDGKEYACKSIPKRKLLCREDYEDVWREIQIMHHLSEHANVVRIKGTYEDALFVHLVMELCAGGELFDRIIQKGHYSERKAALLMKTIVGVVEACHSLGVMHRDLKPENFLFASTDEDAALKATDFGLSVFYKPGDTFSDVVGSPYYVAPEVLRKLYGPESDVWSAGVILYILLSGVPPFWAETEAGIFRQILQGHLDFESQPWPGISDSAKDLIRNMLNRDPRKRFTAHQVLCHPWIVDDKVAPDRPLDSAVLSRLKQFSAMNKLKKMALRVIAESLSEEEIGGLKELFKMIDMDNSGTITFDELKEGLKRVGSELMESEIQALMDAADIDKNGTIDYGEFLAATVHMNKLEREENLKSAFSYFDKDGSGYITIDELSQACKEFGLDDIHLDEMIKEVDQDNDGQIDYSEFTAMMRKGNGGIGNGGVGRRTMRNSINFNLGDAFKTT